The Leptolyngbyaceae cyanobacterium region TATCAGCCCGAGAAAAGATGCGAAGACTGGTACTGATTTCGCGAATTCGATTCACCCCTTCTTGCATGGAATCGATCGATTTGGGTAAGTCTTCGCGAATGTAATCGAGGTCGATCGCGTCGATGAGTTCTTGAATTTCCCAATCGCGATCGTCATATTTCCGTTGGTATAAATCCAACAATTCAAACACATCCTTAATATAGTCCAAAGCCGATTGAATGTTGCCACTCAGAAACCCAACGGGATTGTTAATTTCGTGTGCTACCCCACTCACCAGATTGCCCAGCGCTGACATTTTTTCACTTTGGATCAAATGTATTTGAGCTTGTTGCAATTCTTGTAAAGTTTGTTCTAGTTCCTTTGCCTTTTGTTGCAGTTGAACTTCCGCTCGTTTGCGATCGTTGATATCGGTGCAGGTGCCGATCCACTCGCGAATGCTACCATCTTCTTTCAGTATGGGTACGGCGCGTGCCATCACGTAACGGTAGCGACCATCTGCCCCCCGCAGGCGGTACTCGGTTTCGTACCAGCTTTTTGTCTCAACCGCACGATTCCACATTAGGTTGGTATGATGGCGATCGTCTGGATGAATGGCTTGCAGCCAACCCCACTCATTAATTTCTTCTGCACTCTGACCGGTGTAAGCACCCCACATAGGCATATCGGAATTCCGTCCTTCCGCATCCGTAATCCAGATGATCTGAGAAGTGGCGGCTGTTAAACTGCGATAGCGTTCTTCGCTTTGGCGCAGAGCATTTTCGGCTTGCTGTCGTTCGGCTTCCGCAGCTTTGCGATCGCTAATCTCTACTAGCATTCCATCCCATACGATCGAACCATCGGCTTGCCGTTCTGGTTGAGCCCTGCCTTGCACCCATTTGATTTTTCCCGATTTCGCGACGATTCGCCATTCGTGCAGGAAAGGCGTGAGGTTTTGGGCAGATTGCATCATTTCCCGCTCGATATCGGCGCGATCGTCGGGATGTTCCATCGAACGAAGGTTATACTTTCCGCCGACTATTTCCTCTACCGTTACTTCGTAGAGATGGTAGCACCCAGAACTGACGTAGGGTATGGAAACAGAACCGTCGGCAGCGAGGCGAAGTTGATAAATCATCCCGGGAATATTATCAGAAAGCTTTTGAAAGCGAGCTTCACTAAAGTGCAGTTTTTCCAAGGATTGTTCCAATTTTTTGCCGTAAGTTAGCGATTGTTGGTAGAGTCGAGCATTTTCCAGGGAAATCGCACCTTGAGCGCAGATGAGATGGAGAACTTCCACGCGATCGCTGGTAAATGCCCCGGTAGCCAGTTTATTCTCCAAATAAAGCACGCCTAAGAGTTTGCTTTGATGGAGGATTGGCATACACAACAAGCTTTTCGGCTGCTGGCGGATGATGTAGGGATCG contains the following coding sequences:
- a CDS encoding PAS domain-containing protein encodes the protein INEEALANELAAKFYLGWGKEKVAQGYMQEAYYCYARWGAKAKVVDLEQRYPKLLVPILHQVRSPFTPNETITVANTIGSSQTSTHRSIASTSSGVLSALDLTTILKASQTLSSEIELEKLLCTLLHMAIENAGADKCALLLHKEGKLLIEAMMSLGREASLLRSLPLEDSQEVPISLINTVKRTLQPTAIANAIEHPLLLADPYIIRQQPKSLLCMPILHQSKLLGVLYLENKLATGAFTSDRVEVLHLICAQGAISLENARLYQQSLTYGKKLEQSLEKLHFSEARFQKLSDNIPGMIYQLRLAADGSVSIPYVSSGCYHLYEVTVEEIVGGKYNLRSMEHPDDRADIEREMMQSAQNLTPFLHEWRIVAKSGKIKWVQGRAQPERQADGSIVWDGMLVEISDRKAAEAERQQAENALRQSEERYRSLTAATSQIIWITDAEGRNSDMPMWGAYTGQSAEEINEWGWLQAIHPDDRHHTNLMWNRAVETKSWYETEYRLRGADGRYRYVMARAVPILKEDGSIREWIGTCTDINDRKRAEVQLQQKAKELEQTLQELQQAQIHLIQSEKMSALGNLVSGVAHEINNPVGFLSGNIQSALDYIKDVFELLDLYQRKYDDRDWEIQELIDAIDLDYIREDLPKSIDSMQEGVNRIREISTSLRIFSRADKNYKVPFNIHDGIDSTILILKHRLKATDRHPAIEIIKEYGNLPQIQCFPGQLNQVFMNILANAIDALEEANQGRSFAEIKASPNRIRIRTEIIPNNCVKVCIADNGIGMTPEVKRQIFDHLFTTKAVGKGTGLGLAIARQIVVEKHGGAIEVNSAPGQGTEFEITLPSGK